The Tripterygium wilfordii isolate XIE 37 chromosome 17, ASM1340144v1, whole genome shotgun sequence genome has a window encoding:
- the LOC119981936 gene encoding anti-H(O) lectin 1-like, whose amino-acid sequence MFLFLFLFAFLNQASSSPVSVTSDQASSSPVSFPFPTITRFNFPSFTPTSCSDGNLTCTGSVTSRDGYLSLTPEPRPGNPTMQLNQVGRVLYKYPVFAWPAYIYSTFTFRILTSPYSTESADGLTFIMAPNSSPSPADSFGSYLGIMEPAQDGHAGGQLAVEFDTYKNTGDLDANHIAVVTKSVIHPIQARSLNDTGIDLKSGRDIKVLIVLDGRTKSIRVHVGYASDPIGETFLEVPIDIPNTLPSFIYVGFTASTGLLTERHQILNWNLASFPINK is encoded by the exons ATGTTTCTGTTCTTGTTTCTCTTCGCTTTTCTTAACCAAGCTTCTTCTAGCCCAGTGTCAGTTACCAGTGACCAAGCCTCTTCTAGCCCAGTATCTTTTCCATTCCCTACAATCACCCGTTTCAACTTCCCTTCATTCACCCCAACAAGTTGCAGTGATGGTAACTTAACTTGCACGGGTTCAGTAACCAGTCGCGACGGCTACTTAAGCCTAACCCCAGAGCCACGTCCAGGCAATCCAACCATGCAACTAAATCAAGTTGGCAGGGTTCTATACAAATACCCTGTGTTTGCGTGGCCAGCATATATCTATTCTACGTTCACGTTCAGGATTCTTACCTCCCCTTATTCAACCGAATCTGCAGATGGACTAACATTTATTATGGCACCCAACAGTAGTCCCTCGCCAGCTGACAGCTTTGGTTCCTATCTTGGAATAATGGAACCAGCACAAGACG GCCATGCTGGTGGTCAATTAGCTGTGGAGTTTGACACTTACAAGAATACAGGTGATTTGGATGCAAATCACATTGCGGTTGTCACAAAAAGTGTAATACATCCGATTCAAGCTAGGAGTCTCAATGATACCGGAATTGACCTGAAAAGTGGAAGAGACATCAAGGTTCTAATAGTATTGGATGGGAGGACAAAGTCCATTAGAGTTCACGTTGGATATGCATCTGATCCAATAGGTGAGACTTTTCTTGAGGTGCCTATTGACATCCCAAATACCCTGCCAAGCTTCATCTATGTGGGATTCACAGCATCAACAGGGCTTCTCACTGAGCGTCATCAGATTCTCAACTGGAATTTAGCATCATTTCCAATCAATAAATGA
- the LOC119982848 gene encoding uncharacterized protein LOC119982848, translating into MDPCLFVRILVGNLAIKFPANSKPFSSSTSPYYCKIRLSNRSNNQFDVHVATIPLLSPQQQEPQQGSLSNSLAACFTLDETQIESYSVPSKNPPKLKIDIFKGSEGMSSGLVTDGQLFGRVSVTLGDLREAETRMRVLHNGWVAIGGGKKGSLAEFYLRVRAEPDPRFVFQFGGEPECSPQVFQVQGNTRQAVFTSKFSSCRNAGDRNLGTMTSMSEHGTPRNWLPSLGSNKDQKERKGWSITIHDLSGSPVAMASMVTPFVPSPRSDRVSKSNPGAWLILRPGHGTWTSWGRLEAWRDNSHSDAVCYRFDPLHDTATPTTVASSTINAKTGGKFTIDTSSSEATPVNSPHSSCDFGSGSGSWSSSDFGLLPQVLYRGFVMSSSVEGVGKCSKPEVEVGVQHVTCREDAAAFVALGAAMDLSMHACKSFSHRLRKGLR; encoded by the exons ATGGATCCGTGCCTTTTTGTGCGGATCCTGGTGGGAAATTTGGCTATTAAGTTTCCGGCGAACTCCAAACCATTCTCCTCCTCCACGTCTCCGTACTATTGCAAAATCAGACTCAGCAACCGGAGCAATAACCAATTCGATGTTCACGTGGCTACGATTCCACTGTTATCTCCACAACAACAAGAACCACAACAGGGGTCTCTGTCTaattcactcgccgcctgctTCACTCTTGATGAAACCCAGATCGAAAGCTACTCTGTTCCATCGAAAAACCCACCCAAGTTGAAGATTGACATCTTCAAGGGCAGCGAAGGGATGAGTTCTGGGTTGGTTACAGACGGGCAGTTGTTTGGTAGGGTTTCTGTGACGTTGGGAGATTTGCGAGAGGCAGAGACGAGGATGCGAGTACTTCACAATGGCTGGGTGGCGATCGGTGGGGGCAAGAAGGGGTCGTTGGCTGAATTTTATCTTAGAGTTCGGGCTGAACCCGACCCGAGATTCGTGTTCCAGTTCGGTGGAGAACCGGAATGTAGCCCTCAGGTTTTTCAGGTTCAAGGGAATACTAGGCAGGCCGTTTTCACTAGCAAGTTCAGTAGTTGCAGGAATGCCGGGGACCGGAATCTCGGAACCAT GACATCGATGTCAGAGCATGGAACTCCAAGAAATTGGTTACCCTCTTTAGGATCCAATAAAGACCAAAAAGAACGAAAAGGATGGTCAATTACAATTCACGACCTCTCTGGTTCACCAGTAGCAATGGCATCAATGGTGACCCCATTCGTCCCATCCCCAAGATCCGACCGTGTCAGTAAATCCAACCCAGGTGCATGGCTAATTCTCCGACCCGGCCACGGTACTTGGACTTCCTGGGGCCGCCTCGAGGCTTGGCGCGATAACTCACACTCCGACGCAGTCTGTTACCGCTTCGACCCACTCCACGACACTGCCACACCAACCACCGTCGCCAGTTCCACCATCAATGCCAAAACCGGCGGGAAGTTCACCATCGACACGTCCTCCAGTGAAGCAACCCCGGTGAACAGCCCGCACAGTAGTTGCGATTTCGGGTCCGGGTCCGGGTCCTGGTCCAGCTCCGATTTTGGGTTATTGCCGCAAGTTTTGTACAGAGGGTTTGTGATGTCGTCGAGCGTGGAAGGCGTGGGGAAGTGTAGCAAGCCGGAGGTGGAGGTTGGAGTGCAGCACGTGACTTGCAGGGAGGATGCGGCGGCTTTTGTGGCTTTGGGTGCAGCCATGGATCTAAGCATGCATGCTTGCAAATCGTTCTCTCATAGGCTAAGGAAGGGATTGCGATAG